A genome region from Vulpes lagopus strain Blue_001 chromosome 7, ASM1834538v1, whole genome shotgun sequence includes the following:
- the LMOD3 gene encoding leiomodin-3 isoform X1 — protein sequence MWLIHSFPHPERKWGEKISGSKEEVLSFSIRTFHKVTEKSTEEKTMSEHSRNSDQEELFDEEIDEDEILANLSPEELKKLQSEMEVMAPDPRLPTGMIQKDQTDKPPTGNFDHKSLMDYMYWQKASRRMLEDERVPVTFVPSQVDTPGQHEEVGRGNKNVSQYLKEKLNNEITANKRESKGSNDVQETDDADGEEDEVDEDDEDDDEEDEDDEDEDEEEEADSEESVEKPQRKVQGEAREQIRNGESSSPQVVKKAFGEQNDRPEAQEKSEKKISKLDPKKLALDTSFLKVSARPSGNQTDLDGSLRRVRQNDPDMKELNLNNIENIPKEMLLDFVNAMKKNKHIKTFSLANVGADENVAFALANMLRENRSITTLNIESNFITGKGIVAIMRCLQFNETLTELRFHNQRHMLGHHAEMEISRLLKANTTLLKMGYHFELPGPRMVVTNLLTRNQDKQRQKRQEEQKQQQLKEQRKLIAMLENGLGLPPGMWERLGGPMPDSRMQEFLQPPPQPPNPQVAPFSRQNEMMKKPSQPPKYRTDPDSFRVVKLKRIQRKSRMPEAREPPEKTNLKDVIRTLKPVPRNRPPPLVEITPRDQLLNDIRHSNVAYLKPVQLPKELA from the exons ATGTGGCTTATCCATAGTTTTCCCCATCCTGAGAGAAAATGGGGTGAAAAAATAAGTGGATCAAAGGAAGAAGTGCTTTCTTTTAGCATCAGGACTTTTCATAAAG tAACAGAGAAAAGCACAGAGGAAAAAACCATGTCAGAACATAGCAGGAATTCCGATCAAGAAGAACTCTTTGATGAGGAGATTGATGAAGATGAAATCTTGGCCAACTTGTCCCCCGAAGAGCTGAAAAAACTGCAGTCGGAAATGGAGGTCATGGCCCCTGACCCCAGGCTTCCCACGGGAATGATTCAGAAGGATCAGACCGACAAGCCACCCACGGGAAACTTTGACCATAAATCTCTTATGGATTATATGTATTGGCAAAAGGCATCCAGACGCATGCTGGAAGACGAACGTGTCCCTGTCACCTTTGTGCCATCCCAG GTGGACACTCCAGGGCAGCATGAAGAAGTAGGCAGAGGTAATAAAAATGTGTCccagtatttaaaagaaaagcttaacAATGAAATCACTGCAAATAAAAGGGAATCAAAAGGCAGCAACGATGTCCAAGAAACCGATGATGCTGATGGTGAAGAAGATGAAGTTGACgaggatgatgaggatgatgatgaggaagatgaggatgacgaggatgaagatgaggaagaagaggctgACAGTGAAGAGAGTGTTGAAAAGCCACAAAGAAAAGTGCAAGGTGAGGCAAGGGAGCAGATCAGAAATGGTGAGAGCAGCAGCCCACAAGTAGTGAAGAAAGCATTTGGAGAACAGAATGACAGACCAGAGGCccaagaaaaaagtgagaaaaaaatatcaaaattagatCCTAAGAAGTTAGCTCTAGATACCAGTTTTCTAAAGGTGAGCGCAAGGCCTTCGGGAAACCAAACAGATCTGGATGGGAGCTTGAGGCGCGTTAGACAGAATGACCCTGACATGAAGGAGCTCAACCTGAACAACATTGAAAACATCCCTAAGGAGATGTTGCTGGACTTTGTCAATGcgatgaagaaaaacaaacacatcaaAACCTTCAGTTTAGCGAACGTGGGCGCCGACGAGAACGTTGCCTTTGCCTTGGCTAACATGTTGAGGGAAAATAGGAGCATTACCACTCTCAACATCGAGTCCAATTTCATCACAGGTAAGGGAATTGTGGCCATCATGAGGTGCCTCCAGTTCAACGAGACACTCACCGAGCTTCGGTTTCACAATCAAAGACACATGCTGGGCCATCACGCTGAAATGGAAATATCCAGGCTGTTGAAGGCAAACACCACTCTCCTGAAGATGGGCTACCATTTTGAgctcccaggtcccaggatggTGGTAACCAATCTGCTCACCAGGAATCAGGATAAGCAAAGGCAGAAAAGGCAAGAGGAACAAAAGCAGCAACAACTCAAAGAGCAGAGGAAGTTGATAGCCATGTTGGAGAATGGGTTGGGGCTGCCACCGGGAATGTGGGAGAGGTTGGGAGGACCCATGCCTGATTCCAGGATGCAGGAGttcctccagcctcctcctcagcctcccaACCCCCAAGTGGCCCCCTTCAGTCGACAGAATGAAATGATGAAGAAGCCATCCCAGCCTCCGAAGTACAGGACGGACCCTGACTCCTTCCGAGTGGTGAAGCTGAAGAGGATCCAGCGCAAATCCCGGATGCCGGAGGCCAGAGAACCACCTGAGAAAACCAACCTCAAGGATGTCATCAGAACGCTCAAACCAGTGCCGAGAAATAGGCCACCCCCATTGGTGGAAATCACTCCCAGAGATCAGCTCTTGAATGACATTCGTCACAGCAACGTTGCCTATCTTAAACCC GTGCAACTGCCAAAAGAACTGGCATAA
- the LMOD3 gene encoding leiomodin-3 isoform X2 — protein MSEHSRNSDQEELFDEEIDEDEILANLSPEELKKLQSEMEVMAPDPRLPTGMIQKDQTDKPPTGNFDHKSLMDYMYWQKASRRMLEDERVPVTFVPSQVDTPGQHEEVGRGNKNVSQYLKEKLNNEITANKRESKGSNDVQETDDADGEEDEVDEDDEDDDEEDEDDEDEDEEEEADSEESVEKPQRKVQGEAREQIRNGESSSPQVVKKAFGEQNDRPEAQEKSEKKISKLDPKKLALDTSFLKVSARPSGNQTDLDGSLRRVRQNDPDMKELNLNNIENIPKEMLLDFVNAMKKNKHIKTFSLANVGADENVAFALANMLRENRSITTLNIESNFITGKGIVAIMRCLQFNETLTELRFHNQRHMLGHHAEMEISRLLKANTTLLKMGYHFELPGPRMVVTNLLTRNQDKQRQKRQEEQKQQQLKEQRKLIAMLENGLGLPPGMWERLGGPMPDSRMQEFLQPPPQPPNPQVAPFSRQNEMMKKPSQPPKYRTDPDSFRVVKLKRIQRKSRMPEAREPPEKTNLKDVIRTLKPVPRNRPPPLVEITPRDQLLNDIRHSNVAYLKPVQLPKELA, from the exons ATGTCAGAACATAGCAGGAATTCCGATCAAGAAGAACTCTTTGATGAGGAGATTGATGAAGATGAAATCTTGGCCAACTTGTCCCCCGAAGAGCTGAAAAAACTGCAGTCGGAAATGGAGGTCATGGCCCCTGACCCCAGGCTTCCCACGGGAATGATTCAGAAGGATCAGACCGACAAGCCACCCACGGGAAACTTTGACCATAAATCTCTTATGGATTATATGTATTGGCAAAAGGCATCCAGACGCATGCTGGAAGACGAACGTGTCCCTGTCACCTTTGTGCCATCCCAG GTGGACACTCCAGGGCAGCATGAAGAAGTAGGCAGAGGTAATAAAAATGTGTCccagtatttaaaagaaaagcttaacAATGAAATCACTGCAAATAAAAGGGAATCAAAAGGCAGCAACGATGTCCAAGAAACCGATGATGCTGATGGTGAAGAAGATGAAGTTGACgaggatgatgaggatgatgatgaggaagatgaggatgacgaggatgaagatgaggaagaagaggctgACAGTGAAGAGAGTGTTGAAAAGCCACAAAGAAAAGTGCAAGGTGAGGCAAGGGAGCAGATCAGAAATGGTGAGAGCAGCAGCCCACAAGTAGTGAAGAAAGCATTTGGAGAACAGAATGACAGACCAGAGGCccaagaaaaaagtgagaaaaaaatatcaaaattagatCCTAAGAAGTTAGCTCTAGATACCAGTTTTCTAAAGGTGAGCGCAAGGCCTTCGGGAAACCAAACAGATCTGGATGGGAGCTTGAGGCGCGTTAGACAGAATGACCCTGACATGAAGGAGCTCAACCTGAACAACATTGAAAACATCCCTAAGGAGATGTTGCTGGACTTTGTCAATGcgatgaagaaaaacaaacacatcaaAACCTTCAGTTTAGCGAACGTGGGCGCCGACGAGAACGTTGCCTTTGCCTTGGCTAACATGTTGAGGGAAAATAGGAGCATTACCACTCTCAACATCGAGTCCAATTTCATCACAGGTAAGGGAATTGTGGCCATCATGAGGTGCCTCCAGTTCAACGAGACACTCACCGAGCTTCGGTTTCACAATCAAAGACACATGCTGGGCCATCACGCTGAAATGGAAATATCCAGGCTGTTGAAGGCAAACACCACTCTCCTGAAGATGGGCTACCATTTTGAgctcccaggtcccaggatggTGGTAACCAATCTGCTCACCAGGAATCAGGATAAGCAAAGGCAGAAAAGGCAAGAGGAACAAAAGCAGCAACAACTCAAAGAGCAGAGGAAGTTGATAGCCATGTTGGAGAATGGGTTGGGGCTGCCACCGGGAATGTGGGAGAGGTTGGGAGGACCCATGCCTGATTCCAGGATGCAGGAGttcctccagcctcctcctcagcctcccaACCCCCAAGTGGCCCCCTTCAGTCGACAGAATGAAATGATGAAGAAGCCATCCCAGCCTCCGAAGTACAGGACGGACCCTGACTCCTTCCGAGTGGTGAAGCTGAAGAGGATCCAGCGCAAATCCCGGATGCCGGAGGCCAGAGAACCACCTGAGAAAACCAACCTCAAGGATGTCATCAGAACGCTCAAACCAGTGCCGAGAAATAGGCCACCCCCATTGGTGGAAATCACTCCCAGAGATCAGCTCTTGAATGACATTCGTCACAGCAACGTTGCCTATCTTAAACCC GTGCAACTGCCAAAAGAACTGGCATAA